The following proteins are encoded in a genomic region of Zea mays cultivar B73 chromosome 9, Zm-B73-REFERENCE-NAM-5.0, whole genome shotgun sequence:
- the LOC100279880 gene encoding uncharacterized protein LOC100279880: protein MDAARLRCAAAIATATAVPAARALPIRRHPAFFRVPAAVGLRFSSCRIPVPRRAAAAMSSSAAAQGTEHEADAWYAVPGLSLRDHRFAVPLDHSSPERGDTITVFAREVVAAGKEYISLPYLLYLQGGPGFESPRPTEAGGWLKKACEDHRVVLLDQRGTGLSTPLTPSSLSQIKSPANQVEYLKHFRADNIVKDAEFIRVRLVPDAKPWTVLGQSYGGFCAVTYLSFAPEGLKSVLLTGGLPPLGEPCTADTVYRACFKQVQQQNEKYYKRYPQDIQVVHEVIRYLSESEGGGVLLPSGGRLTPKMLQCLGLSGLGFGGGFERLHYLLERVWDPVLVAGAKKRISYYFLKEFEMWLDFDQNPLYALLHESIYCEGSSSKWSAEKIHGEYGSLFDPIKATEEGRAVYFTGEMVFPCMFDDIPALRDLKEAACLLAEKEDWPPLYDVSVLNNNKVPVAAAVYYEDMFVNFNIAKETASQIAGIRLWVTNEYMHSGIRDGGSHVFEYLMALLNGKKPLF, encoded by the exons ATGGACGCAGCGAGACTCCGTTGCGCCGCCGCCATCGCCACCGCCACAGCTGTCCCCGCCGCCCGGGCGCTCCCGATTCGCCGCCACCCGGCCTTTTTCCGCGTCCCCGCCGCCGTTGGCCTCCGGTTCTCGTCGTGCCGGATCCCGGTGCCGAGGAGAGCGGCCGCGGCCATGTCGTCGTCAGCGGCGGCGCAGGGGACGGAGCACGAGGCTGACGCGTGGTACGCGGTACCGGGCCTCAGCCTCCGCGACCACCGGTTCGCCGTCCCGCTTGACCACTCCAGTCCCGAGCGCGGGGACACCATCACCGTCTTCGCGCGCGAGGTCGTCGCCG CTGGGAAAGAATACATATCTCTGCCTTATTTATTGTACCTACAAGGAGGGCCTGGATTTGAGAGTCCCCGTCCCACGGAAGCAGGTGGGTGGTTAAAGAAAGCTTGTGAAGACCACCGCGTTGTCCTGCTAGATCAG CGGGGAACAGGATTATCCACACCGTTGACTCCATCATCTCTTTCGCAAATTAAATCTCCTGCAAATCAGGTGGAGTACCTGAAGCATTTCAGGGCAGATAATATAGTTAAGGATGCAGAATTTATTCGTGTACGTCTTGTACCAGATGCTAAGCCTTGGACAGTCCTAGGACAG AGTTATGGTGGATTTTGTGCCGTTACATATTTGAGTTTTGCTCCAGAAGGCCTGAAATCTGTTCTTTTGACTGGAGGGCTCCCACCACTAGGAGAACCTTGCACTGCAGATACGGTGTACAGAGCTTGCTTTAAACAGGTCCAGCAGCAAAACGAGAAGTACTATAAGAGGTACCCCCAAGATATACAGGTCGTTCATGAGGTTATAAGATACTTAAGTGAATCTGAAGGGGGAGGG GTTCTTCTTCCATCTGGTGGCCGGTTAACCCCTAAGATGCTGCAGTGTCTTGGATTATCAGGTCTAGGTTTTGGTGGTGGATTTGAAAGGCTGCATTATCT GCTTGAGAGGGTGTGGGATCCTGTACTTGTCGCTGGAGCTAAAAAGAGGATAAGCTATTACTTCTTAAAAGAG TTCGAAATGTGGCTAGATTTTGATCAAAATCCTCTTTATGCCCTCTTGCACGAGTCTATCTACTGTGAG GGCTCTTCATCAAAATGGTCTGCTGAAAAGATTCATGGCGAATATGGGAGTTTGTTTGACCCTATTAAAGCTACAGAAGAAGGCCGAGCTGTGTACTTTACTGGAGAG ATGGTGTTCCCTTGCATGTTCGATGACATCCCTGCTCTACGAGACCTAAAGGAGGCTGCCTGTTTGTTAGCTGAGAAGGAAGACTGGCCTCCGCTCTATGATGTCAGCGTGTTGAACAACAATAAG GTTCCGGTAGCGGCTGCGGTGTACTACGAGGACATGTTCGTTAACTTCAACATCGCCAAGGAGACCGCCTCCCAGATTGCTGGGATCCGGCTCTGGGTGACCAACGAGTACATGCACTCGGGCATCCGCGACGGCGGCTCGCACGTCTTTGAGTATCTCATGGCTCTTCTGAACGGCAAGAAGCCTTTGTTTTAG
- the LOC100279880 gene encoding uncharacterized protein isoform X1 produces the protein MDAARLRCAAAIATATAVPAARALPIRRHPAFFRVPAAVGLRFSSCRIPVPRRAAAAMSSSAAAQGTEHEADAWYAVPGLSLRDHRFAVPLDHSSPERGDTITVFAREVVAAGKEYISLPYLLYLQGGPGFESPRPTEAGGWLKKACEDHRVVLLDQRGTGLSTPLTPSSLSQIKSPANQSYGGFCAVTYLSFAPEGLKSVLLTGGLPPLGEPCTADTVYRACFKQVQQQNEKYYKRYPQDIQVVHEVIRYLSESEGGGVLLPSGGRLTPKMLQCLGLSGLGFGGGFERLHYLLERVWDPVLVAGAKKRISYYFLKEFEMWLDFDQNPLYALLHESIYCEGSSSKWSAEKIHGEYGSLFDPIKATEEGRAVYFTGEMVFPCMFDDIPALRDLKEAACLLAEKEDWPPLYDVSVLNNNKVPVAAAVYYEDMFVNFNIAKETASQIAGIRLWVTNEYMHSGIRDGGSHVFEYLMALLNGKKPLF, from the exons ATGGACGCAGCGAGACTCCGTTGCGCCGCCGCCATCGCCACCGCCACAGCTGTCCCCGCCGCCCGGGCGCTCCCGATTCGCCGCCACCCGGCCTTTTTCCGCGTCCCCGCCGCCGTTGGCCTCCGGTTCTCGTCGTGCCGGATCCCGGTGCCGAGGAGAGCGGCCGCGGCCATGTCGTCGTCAGCGGCGGCGCAGGGGACGGAGCACGAGGCTGACGCGTGGTACGCGGTACCGGGCCTCAGCCTCCGCGACCACCGGTTCGCCGTCCCGCTTGACCACTCCAGTCCCGAGCGCGGGGACACCATCACCGTCTTCGCGCGCGAGGTCGTCGCCG CTGGGAAAGAATACATATCTCTGCCTTATTTATTGTACCTACAAGGAGGGCCTGGATTTGAGAGTCCCCGTCCCACGGAAGCAGGTGGGTGGTTAAAGAAAGCTTGTGAAGACCACCGCGTTGTCCTGCTAGATCAG CGGGGAACAGGATTATCCACACCGTTGACTCCATCATCTCTTTCGCAAATTAAATCTCCTGCAAATCAG AGTTATGGTGGATTTTGTGCCGTTACATATTTGAGTTTTGCTCCAGAAGGCCTGAAATCTGTTCTTTTGACTGGAGGGCTCCCACCACTAGGAGAACCTTGCACTGCAGATACGGTGTACAGAGCTTGCTTTAAACAGGTCCAGCAGCAAAACGAGAAGTACTATAAGAGGTACCCCCAAGATATACAGGTCGTTCATGAGGTTATAAGATACTTAAGTGAATCTGAAGGGGGAGGG GTTCTTCTTCCATCTGGTGGCCGGTTAACCCCTAAGATGCTGCAGTGTCTTGGATTATCAGGTCTAGGTTTTGGTGGTGGATTTGAAAGGCTGCATTATCT GCTTGAGAGGGTGTGGGATCCTGTACTTGTCGCTGGAGCTAAAAAGAGGATAAGCTATTACTTCTTAAAAGAG TTCGAAATGTGGCTAGATTTTGATCAAAATCCTCTTTATGCCCTCTTGCACGAGTCTATCTACTGTGAG GGCTCTTCATCAAAATGGTCTGCTGAAAAGATTCATGGCGAATATGGGAGTTTGTTTGACCCTATTAAAGCTACAGAAGAAGGCCGAGCTGTGTACTTTACTGGAGAG ATGGTGTTCCCTTGCATGTTCGATGACATCCCTGCTCTACGAGACCTAAAGGAGGCTGCCTGTTTGTTAGCTGAGAAGGAAGACTGGCCTCCGCTCTATGATGTCAGCGTGTTGAACAACAATAAG GTTCCGGTAGCGGCTGCGGTGTACTACGAGGACATGTTCGTTAACTTCAACATCGCCAAGGAGACCGCCTCCCAGATTGCTGGGATCCGGCTCTGGGTGACCAACGAGTACATGCACTCGGGCATCCGCGACGGCGGCTCGCACGTCTTTGAGTATCTCATGGCTCTTCTGAACGGCAAGAAGCCTTTGTTTTAG
- the LOC100279880 gene encoding uncharacterized protein isoform X2 produces the protein MDAARLRCAAAIATATAVPAARALPIRRHPAFFRVPAAVGLRFSSCRIPVPRRAAAAMSSSAAAQGTEHEADAWYAVPGLSLRDHRFAVPLDHSSPERGDTITVFAREVVAAGKEYISLPYLLYLQGGPGFESPRPTEAGGWLKKACEDHRVVLLDQRGTGLSTPLTPSSLSQIKSPANQVEYLKHFRADNIVKDAEFIRVRLVPDAKPWTVLGQSYGGFCAVTYLSFAPEGLKSVLLTGGLPPLGEPCTADTVYRACFKQVQQQNEKYYKRYPQDIQVVHEVIRYLSESEGGGVLLPSGGRLTPKMLQCLGLSGLGFGGGFERLHYLLERVWDPVLVAGAKKRISYYFLKEFEMWLDFDQNPLYALLHESIYCEGSSSKWSAEKIHGEYGSLFDPIKATEEGRAVYFTGEMVFPCMFDDIPALRDLKEAACLLAEKEDWPPLYDVSVLNNNKWHPAGSGSGCGVLRGHVR, from the exons ATGGACGCAGCGAGACTCCGTTGCGCCGCCGCCATCGCCACCGCCACAGCTGTCCCCGCCGCCCGGGCGCTCCCGATTCGCCGCCACCCGGCCTTTTTCCGCGTCCCCGCCGCCGTTGGCCTCCGGTTCTCGTCGTGCCGGATCCCGGTGCCGAGGAGAGCGGCCGCGGCCATGTCGTCGTCAGCGGCGGCGCAGGGGACGGAGCACGAGGCTGACGCGTGGTACGCGGTACCGGGCCTCAGCCTCCGCGACCACCGGTTCGCCGTCCCGCTTGACCACTCCAGTCCCGAGCGCGGGGACACCATCACCGTCTTCGCGCGCGAGGTCGTCGCCG CTGGGAAAGAATACATATCTCTGCCTTATTTATTGTACCTACAAGGAGGGCCTGGATTTGAGAGTCCCCGTCCCACGGAAGCAGGTGGGTGGTTAAAGAAAGCTTGTGAAGACCACCGCGTTGTCCTGCTAGATCAG CGGGGAACAGGATTATCCACACCGTTGACTCCATCATCTCTTTCGCAAATTAAATCTCCTGCAAATCAGGTGGAGTACCTGAAGCATTTCAGGGCAGATAATATAGTTAAGGATGCAGAATTTATTCGTGTACGTCTTGTACCAGATGCTAAGCCTTGGACAGTCCTAGGACAG AGTTATGGTGGATTTTGTGCCGTTACATATTTGAGTTTTGCTCCAGAAGGCCTGAAATCTGTTCTTTTGACTGGAGGGCTCCCACCACTAGGAGAACCTTGCACTGCAGATACGGTGTACAGAGCTTGCTTTAAACAGGTCCAGCAGCAAAACGAGAAGTACTATAAGAGGTACCCCCAAGATATACAGGTCGTTCATGAGGTTATAAGATACTTAAGTGAATCTGAAGGGGGAGGG GTTCTTCTTCCATCTGGTGGCCGGTTAACCCCTAAGATGCTGCAGTGTCTTGGATTATCAGGTCTAGGTTTTGGTGGTGGATTTGAAAGGCTGCATTATCT GCTTGAGAGGGTGTGGGATCCTGTACTTGTCGCTGGAGCTAAAAAGAGGATAAGCTATTACTTCTTAAAAGAG TTCGAAATGTGGCTAGATTTTGATCAAAATCCTCTTTATGCCCTCTTGCACGAGTCTATCTACTGTGAG GGCTCTTCATCAAAATGGTCTGCTGAAAAGATTCATGGCGAATATGGGAGTTTGTTTGACCCTATTAAAGCTACAGAAGAAGGCCGAGCTGTGTACTTTACTGGAGAG ATGGTGTTCCCTTGCATGTTCGATGACATCCCTGCTCTACGAGACCTAAAGGAGGCTGCCTGTTTGTTAGCTGAGAAGGAAGACTGGCCTCCGCTCTATGATGTCAGCGTGTTGAACAACAATAAG TGGCATCCTGCAGGTTCCGGTAGCGGCTGCGGTGTACTACGAGGACATGTTCGTTAA